In Mercenaria mercenaria strain notata chromosome 15, MADL_Memer_1, whole genome shotgun sequence, a single genomic region encodes these proteins:
- the LOC123546444 gene encoding cytochrome P450 2C15-like isoform X1 has protein sequence MEVFVYIMCALISLLLISLIFLRESNGIVIPGPKGLPVIGCLFDFSIKSMHTKFMEYAGKYGDIVRINILGNNLITLNSVELVQKAFTDDRYKTHLNDRPSTFIGKHVGYGNKGIVLTRDGNSTLHNELRKLFTRGFRVYGDGIKVFEDKVLHEIVNMKSQIKEFGDVEFDLVFVLRRSLSNLLSVFLSGEPINDCGDVDIFWDFSQTLAFMFTPKANAVYTLAPFMRFLPGIYRDNFQRILAARERIHEKYLFRIKETHERGKVRGYIDFLLEEQANQLETGNDVLLTDDTVKAMLQDMVPTGLITTLSTLSNLFLCLLNHPNCQRKAQEELNKVVGNKRLPSLDDRRNCPFLEALVMETLRYLTTAPIGAPHVTERSLQFEGFIIPAKSNVFANLWYIHHDERIWGDPWTFRPERFLDEKGQLLERGHLFRKSLIPFGVGRRQCIGETFARSRIFLYTASLLQQWTFVPSPGKVGTCDPRKGDFEIDTVIRKESLFCTVKGTDSKGHL, from the exons ATGGaggtttttgtttatataatgtGTGCTTTAATTTCTTTACTGCTGATCTCATTAATCTTTTTACGAGAAAGCAACGGCATTGTTATTCCAGGACCTAAAGGATTGCCTGTTATTGGCTGTCTGTTTGATTTTTCAATTAAATCTATGCATACAAAATTTATGGAATATGCTGGAAAATATGGAGATATAGTACGAATAAACATTTTAGGAAATAACTTGATAACACTTAACTCGGTTGAACTGGTACAGAAAGCGTTCACAGACGACAGGTATAAAACACACCTCAATGATAGGCCATCCACGTTCATTGGGAAGCACGTGGGTTATGGCAATAAGGGAATCGTTTTAACCAGGGATGGGAACAGTACTTTACATAATGAATTAAGAAAGTTGTTTACACGAGGATTTCGCGTGTATGGAGATGGAATTAAAGTATTTGAGGACAAAGTTTTGCACGAGATTGTTAACATGAAGTCGCAGATAAAAGAGTTCGGTGATGTTGAGTTTGACCTTGTGTTCGTGCTCAGACGTTCATTGTCTAATCTTTTATCAGTTTTC CTTTCTGGTGAACCAATCAACGACTGCGGCGATGTGGATATATTCTGGGATTTCAGTCAGACTTTAGCCTTTATGTTTACACCAAAGGCTAATGCTGTTTATACACTTGCCCCTTTTATGCGGTTTCTGCCAGGAATATACCGGGACAACTTTCAAAGGATCCTTGCCGCTAGAGAAAGAATACACGAGAAATATTTGTTTCGTATCAAG GAGACACACGAAAGAGGCAAAGTTAGAGGATACATTGATTTCCTACTAGAAGAACAAGCTAACCAGCTTGAAACTGGAAATGATGTCCTCCTCACAGACGATACCGTAAAGGCAATGTTGCAAGACATGGTTCCAACTG GCCTTATAACAACACTTTCTACGTTGAGCAATCTATTTCTTTGCTTGTTAAACCACCCAAACTGCCAGCGTAAGGCACAAGAAGAATTGAACAAAGTAGTTGGTAATAAGCGTCTACCGAGCCTTGATGACAGACGGAATTGTCCATTTTTAGAAGCGCTTGTTATGGAAACCCTACGATATTTAACCACTGCTCCTATTGGGGCACCACATGTGACTGAAAGAAGCCTGCAGTTTGAAGGTTTCATTATACCTGCAAAGAGCAAT GTATTTGCGAATTTGTGGTATATACATCATGACGAACGAATCTGGGGAGATCCTTGGACATTTAGACCTGAGAGATTCTTAGATGAAAAAGGTCAACTTCTGGAAAGAGGGCACTTGTTTAGGAAAAG tttgattCCATTTGGTGTAGGTAGACGACAATGTATTGGAGAAACATTTGCCCGTTCAAGGATATTTCTGTATACAGCATCACTTCTCCAGCAGTGGACGTTTGTTCCATCACCAGGCAAAGTCGGGACATGTGATCCGAGAAAGGGAGATTTCGAGATAGATACAGTAATAAGGAAAGAGTCCCTCTTTTGTACTGTAAAAGGTACagatagtaaaggccatttatga
- the LOC123546444 gene encoding cytochrome P450 1A1-like isoform X2 produces the protein MEVFVYIMCALISLLLISLIFLRESNGIVIPGPKGLPVIGCLFDFSIKSMHTKFMEYAGKYGDIVRINILGNNLITLNSVELVQKAFTDDRYKTHLNDRPSTFIGKHVGYGNKGIVLTRDGNSTLHNELRKLFTRGFRVYGDGIKVFEDKVLHEIVNMKSQIKEFGDVEFDLVFVLRRSLSNLLSVFLSGEPINDCGDVDIFWDFSQTLAFMFTPKANAVYTLAPFMRFLPGIYRDNFQRILAARERIHEKYLFRIKETHERGKVRGYIDFLLEEQANQLETGNDVLLTDDTVKAMLQDMVPTGLITTLSTLSNLFLCLLNHPNCQRKAQEELNKVVGNKRLPSLDDRRNCPFLEALVMETLRYLTTAPIGAPHVTERSLQFEGFIIPAKSNVFANLWYIHHDERIWGDPWTFRPERFLDEKGQLLERGHLFRKSLIPFGVGRRQCIGETFARSRIFLYTASLLQQWTFVPSPGKVGTCDPRKGDFEIDTVIRKESLFCTVKGTEACV, from the exons ATGGaggtttttgtttatataatgtGTGCTTTAATTTCTTTACTGCTGATCTCATTAATCTTTTTACGAGAAAGCAACGGCATTGTTATTCCAGGACCTAAAGGATTGCCTGTTATTGGCTGTCTGTTTGATTTTTCAATTAAATCTATGCATACAAAATTTATGGAATATGCTGGAAAATATGGAGATATAGTACGAATAAACATTTTAGGAAATAACTTGATAACACTTAACTCGGTTGAACTGGTACAGAAAGCGTTCACAGACGACAGGTATAAAACACACCTCAATGATAGGCCATCCACGTTCATTGGGAAGCACGTGGGTTATGGCAATAAGGGAATCGTTTTAACCAGGGATGGGAACAGTACTTTACATAATGAATTAAGAAAGTTGTTTACACGAGGATTTCGCGTGTATGGAGATGGAATTAAAGTATTTGAGGACAAAGTTTTGCACGAGATTGTTAACATGAAGTCGCAGATAAAAGAGTTCGGTGATGTTGAGTTTGACCTTGTGTTCGTGCTCAGACGTTCATTGTCTAATCTTTTATCAGTTTTC CTTTCTGGTGAACCAATCAACGACTGCGGCGATGTGGATATATTCTGGGATTTCAGTCAGACTTTAGCCTTTATGTTTACACCAAAGGCTAATGCTGTTTATACACTTGCCCCTTTTATGCGGTTTCTGCCAGGAATATACCGGGACAACTTTCAAAGGATCCTTGCCGCTAGAGAAAGAATACACGAGAAATATTTGTTTCGTATCAAG GAGACACACGAAAGAGGCAAAGTTAGAGGATACATTGATTTCCTACTAGAAGAACAAGCTAACCAGCTTGAAACTGGAAATGATGTCCTCCTCACAGACGATACCGTAAAGGCAATGTTGCAAGACATGGTTCCAACTG GCCTTATAACAACACTTTCTACGTTGAGCAATCTATTTCTTTGCTTGTTAAACCACCCAAACTGCCAGCGTAAGGCACAAGAAGAATTGAACAAAGTAGTTGGTAATAAGCGTCTACCGAGCCTTGATGACAGACGGAATTGTCCATTTTTAGAAGCGCTTGTTATGGAAACCCTACGATATTTAACCACTGCTCCTATTGGGGCACCACATGTGACTGAAAGAAGCCTGCAGTTTGAAGGTTTCATTATACCTGCAAAGAGCAAT GTATTTGCGAATTTGTGGTATATACATCATGACGAACGAATCTGGGGAGATCCTTGGACATTTAGACCTGAGAGATTCTTAGATGAAAAAGGTCAACTTCTGGAAAGAGGGCACTTGTTTAGGAAAAG tttgattCCATTTGGTGTAGGTAGACGACAATGTATTGGAGAAACATTTGCCCGTTCAAGGATATTTCTGTATACAGCATCACTTCTCCAGCAGTGGACGTTTGTTCCATCACCAGGCAAAGTCGGGACATGTGATCCGAGAAAGGGAGATTTCGAGATAGATACAGTAATAAGGAAAGAGTCCCTCTTTTGTACTGTAAAAGGTACaga GGCTTGCGTGTGA
- the LOC123559884 gene encoding cytochrome P450 1A1-like, which produces MLFIHSCTLYAIFARNIQRILTAREKIHEKYMYRIKETREKDKVRGYVDFLLNEQDRQLETGNEVFLTDETINAMLQELVIAGFITTFSTLSNLFLCLMNHPNYQRKAQKELNRVVGNERLPTIDDIYRSACYGNPKIQYHLVDIMRLEEVCNLKDFKYQPTVLANLWFIHHDERIWGDPWTFRPERFLNDKGQLLEREHVFWKSLIPFGVGRRQCIGEPFARSRIFLYTASLLQEWTFVPSPGKVGTCDRRKGDFKINALIRKESLFCTVEDAETGG; this is translated from the exons ATGCTGTTTATACACAGTTGTACCCTTTATGCGATTTTTGCCAGGAACATTCAGAGGATCTTGACCGCTAGGGAAAAAATACATGAGAAATACATGTATCGTATCAAG GAGACTCGTGAGAAAGACAAGGTTAGAGGATACGTTGATTTTCTTCTGAATGAACAAGACCGACAGCTTGAAACTGGAAATGAAGTATTTCTCACAGACGAGACTATAAATGCAATGCTGCAAGAACTCGTTATAGCTG GCTTTATAACAACATTTTCTACGCTGAGTAATTTATTTCTTTGCTTGATGAACCATCCAAACTACCAGCGTAAGGCACAAAAAGAATTGAACAGAGTAGTCGGTAATGAGCGTCTACCGACCATTGATGATATTTATCGAAGCGCTTGTTATGGAAACCCTAAGATACAGTACCACTTGGTGGACATCATGCGACTGGAAGAAGTTTGCAatttgaaggatttcaaatacCAGCCAACA GTACTGGCGAATTTGTGGTTTATACACCATGACGAACGTATCTGGGGAGATCCTTGGACATTTAGACCTGAGAGATTCTTAAATGATAAAGGTCAGCTTCTAGAAAGAGAACATGTGTTTTGGAAAAG TTTGATTCCATTTGGTGTAGGTAGACGACAATGTATTGGAGAACCATTTGCCCGCTCAAGGATATTTCTGTATACAGCATCATTGTTACAGGAGTGGACGTTTGTTCCATCACCTGGCAAAGTCGGGACATGTGATCGAAGGAAGGGGGATTTCAAGATAAATGCACTGATAAGGAAGGAGTCCCTCTTTTGTACTGTAGAAGATGCAGAAACAGGCGGATAA